The segment AGAAGTTGTCACCGGCGGAGCCGGCTGAGCTGGCGGGTAGAGCTGGACGAGGCAGCCTGGTTGTCACCAACAAGGCATTCGATTTGTCACAAGTACTTGTTCGGCAACCCCTCCTGTCACGGAGAAATGATGGCCGCCCAACCGGTGACGGCCACTACCTCCCGTGCGATGTCGACGATGAGCCGCCCGTCCGTCGCTACTCGCACAATGTCTTGAGGAGACCGCTGATCCAGGAGCCTTGCCTTGCGGATACTTCCTTGCAGCTCCTTCTCCAGCTCTGAGCCGCGTTCACGGCCCACCAGCCGCTCGCGGGCGGTGGCGTCGGAAGCGGTGAGCAGGACTCGTGTGATCCGTACTCCACCCCCCATGGCACGTTCGAACATGCCCGCTGCCTCCGGCAGCACGCTCAGGGTGTTCGTGTAGATGAGACGCCGGTATCCGCGCTGGGTGAAGTTAGCCCACACGGCAGTCAGATTGCTCTCGGTGATCTCCGCGCGGTGGGGGTCTCCCTCTGGTGCAGGATGCACCTGCCCCATGAAGTCACCATCGATGACCACGTGGGCGACGGCCGCGGAGCGCAGCAACGCCGAGACCTCCCACCCCACCGTCGTCTTGCCGACACCAGCTCGTCCACCGATAAGCAGTGCTTCTGCGTGATCCATACGGGCAGCCTGCCAGCGGGCGACCGTCTCAGGCGATGCAATATCGGACCGAGGGTGGCAATGACCCTGTCTATGTGACAACTAACGCGCTTCGGCTCATGAACTCGTCCGTGCAGAGCACCTCGCCGCCCACCCACGCGCAGGTTCCCGCGACTGAGCGGCCAGAAATCCGCGAACCCGCCTGCTTCGCCCGGCGGCAACGTCGAACACGGCGAGGACCTCGACGTCGCCCTTGCCCGCGAACTCACAGAGGAACTCCTCCTCGACACCGCCCTCGCCGAAGGCGGGGGCCTGCTTTGGGTCGTCGACCAGCGCGTCACCCGGCCCGGACCCACCCCGCCCCCGCGCAAGCTCCACCTGATCTACCGTTTCCACATCAGCCCCGGCGTCCTCGCCACGCTCGCCGAGCAGGAACTCGACGAGCTGCCCGACGGGAGCCACGAGGCAGGCGTAATCGAGTGGATCGACTACCGCAGGACCGCCGAACTGCCGACCGTGCGGGGTGCACGTCCGAGATCCGTCCAGACCGTCAGCCAGGTCGCCGCCTGCTCCATGCCAGCCGAGCACCGGCCACTTCTCCGTCGACACCGTCGTGCCGCTCAACGCATCTCCCAAGTCCGTGGTTGCACCGGAGAGACATGATCACCCCGGCAGATTCCACGTAACTTTTAAAATGATCAAGCGGCAGATGTACGGACGCGCTGGCTTCAAGCTCCTGCGCAAGCGGGTACTGCTTGCCTCCTGACCTCGCTGTCGGTGGCCAGTGCGAGGATCCCCAGACGGCCATGCGAGGAGAGATATGGGCACCTGGGACATCGGCCCCTTCGACAACGACACCGCCGCCGACTTCGCCGGTGACCTGGACGAGGCAGCACTGGAAGAACGCGAAGCCATGATCCGGAGCGTGCTCAAG is part of the Streptomyces qinzhouensis genome and harbors:
- a CDS encoding AAA family ATPase; amino-acid sequence: MDHAEALLIGGRAGVGKTTVGWEVSALLRSAAVAHVVIDGDFMGQVHPAPEGDPHRAEITESNLTAVWANFTQRGYRRLIYTNTLSVLPEAAGMFERAMGGGVRITRVLLTASDATARERLVGRERGSELEKELQGSIRKARLLDQRSPQDIVRVATDGRLIVDIAREVVAVTGWAAIISP
- a CDS encoding NUDIX hydrolase, coding for MSGQKSANPPASPGGNVEHGEDLDVALARELTEELLLDTALAEGGGLLWVVDQRVTRPGPTPPPRKLHLIYRFHISPGVLATLAEQELDELPDGSHEAGVIEWIDYRRTAELPTVRGARPRSVQTVSQVAACSMPAEHRPLLRRHRRAAQRISQVRGCTGET